In Candidatus Bathyarchaeota archaeon, one DNA window encodes the following:
- the eif1A gene encoding translation initiation factor eIF-1A: MGKRKVTNEGNIDSMVLPSPNDVLGIAVKMLGCDRIMVKCQDGKERLCRVRGKLKKRVWIREGDIVLVSPWDFQTETRGDIFWRYRKNQSDWLRNHNYLTM, translated from the coding sequence ATGGGTAAACGAAAAGTAACAAATGAAGGCAACATAGACAGTATGGTTCTACCTTCACCAAACGATGTTTTGGGCATAGCCGTAAAAATGCTGGGTTGCGACAGGATAATGGTTAAATGCCAAGATGGAAAAGAACGTCTCTGTAGAGTCAGAGGTAAACTGAAAAAGCGTGTCTGGATAAGAGAAGGTGACATAGTTTTGGTTTCACCATGGGATTTCCAGACTGAAACTAGAGGCGACATATTTTGGCGGTACAGAAAGAACCAATCGGATTG